A region of Haloplanus sp. XH21 DNA encodes the following proteins:
- a CDS encoding restriction endonuclease subunit S, with product MTSEQQTFDTSGEARSLELRDATTHIVDSEHKSAPEIEEGYPYVKTSDIENGRIHFEDVSYVGEESYEEWTRRLNPEPGDIVLTREAPVGRVGIVPEGKQICLGQRTVLIRPNPEILDNQFLRYLLLTDEVQNRFEALSTGSTVDHLNLSDLRSFELRDLPRLEDQKKIGTILSYFDEKIKTNQKINSLLEEVARSLFEYRFVDFEPYDSFKDSERGQIPDEFEVAGLTDITDVVLGGTPDSSEDSYWGGDIVWAKAKDVSNEQEAFISETEKNITEKGLEESSTEIAPKNSTIITARGTVGELAMPAFDMAINQSCYSLVSEREEDRYFVYFLMDAILNNLMSRTHGTVFDTITKRTLNEQDVVLPPEEDRAKFHDQVTATIEQIRENQIENRNLESLRDTLLPKLVSGEVRVNDISLDDLEVGSEV from the coding sequence TTGACTTCAGAACAGCAGACGTTTGACACTTCGGGGGAGGCCCGTTCCCTAGAATTGCGGGATGCAACTACCCATATCGTCGATTCAGAGCACAAATCTGCACCAGAGATAGAAGAAGGATATCCATATGTGAAAACGTCAGATATAGAAAATGGTCGGATCCACTTTGAGGATGTCTCTTATGTGGGTGAAGAATCCTATGAGGAGTGGACAAGACGGTTAAATCCTGAACCAGGTGACATAGTTCTTACCAGAGAAGCCCCAGTCGGTAGAGTCGGTATTGTTCCGGAAGGAAAACAGATTTGCTTGGGTCAACGTACTGTTTTAATAAGGCCAAATCCCGAAATCTTAGATAATCAGTTCCTTAGATATCTTCTACTTACTGATGAGGTCCAAAATAGATTTGAAGCTTTGAGTACGGGATCCACTGTAGATCATCTAAATCTGAGTGATCTGAGATCTTTTGAACTCCGAGACCTGCCGAGGCTTGAGGATCAGAAAAAGATTGGGACTATTTTGAGCTACTTTGACGAGAAAATCAAGACGAACCAGAAAATAAATTCACTTCTTGAGGAAGTAGCACGATCTCTATTTGAGTACCGGTTTGTAGATTTCGAACCCTATGATTCATTTAAGGATTCAGAACGTGGTCAAATCCCTGATGAGTTTGAGGTGGCAGGATTAACGGATATTACTGACGTAGTACTGGGTGGAACGCCAGATTCTAGTGAAGACTCTTATTGGGGCGGCGATATTGTATGGGCAAAAGCTAAGGACGTTTCGAATGAACAAGAGGCATTCATCTCTGAAACTGAAAAGAATATAACGGAGAAAGGGTTGGAAGAGAGCTCCACGGAGATAGCCCCAAAAAATTCGACGATCATTACAGCAAGAGGAACAGTAGGCGAGTTAGCGATGCCTGCTTTCGATATGGCGATCAACCAATCCTGCTACAGTCTTGTTTCAGAACGAGAAGAGGACAGGTATTTCGTCTACTTCCTGATGGATGCGATACTAAACAATCTAATGAGTAGAACTCATGGAACCGTATTTGACACGATTACTAAGAGAACCTTGAACGAGCAAGACGTGGTTCTTCCTCCTGAAGAAGATCGGGCGAAATTCCACGATCAAGTTACAGCAACGATAGAACAGATTAGAGAAAACCAGATAGAGAATAGAAATTTGGAGAGTCTTCGTGATACACTTCTCCCAAAATTGGTGTCGGGGGAGGTCAGGGTTAATGACATTAGTCTTGATGATTTAGAGGTTGGTAGTGAGGTTTGA